The DNA window CTTGATGTAAACGAACTCTCCGTCAGAGTTGACCCATTTGAACGTGTGGCAGCCGTATCCATGGTTGAAACGCCAACCTTGAGGGGTTCCGTGGTCACTGAAGAACATGAGTCCGGCATGGTTGGCCTCGGGAGTGTTGGCGAGAAGGTCAAAGAGGGCATCGTGATCTAGAAGGAAGTTGCTCGGGTTGCGGTACTGGGAGCGGATGACATCTGGTCCTTGGATTGGATCACGGCAGAAGAAGACGGGCTTAGAAGGTCAGATCGGAATCATGGAGAGTAAAAAGGAAGCTTACAAAGTTGAGGCCGACAAGATCATAATTTCTTTCCATCGTGTAGAACTTGATAGCAAAGCCTCGAGGGTTTCGAGCCTCGTCTGGGAACTCCCTTCCAAGAGTGACGGTAGAAAACCTAACAAAGACGGGTGTTTTTTCTCCgacagaagaaagaaagttgGCTTTCTAAGACACAGTCAGTATACCTTGATATGAAAGGTATCATCTGTCTTACAGTGAGTTCAGTGACATCTTGGGTGCATTCAAAGTAACCAAAGGCGCCAGAGCCGCAAGGATGAACCATACCTGACATATGTTAGCTGTGATAGTCAACGAGAGAACTGCCATACATACGTTCTAGGTTCTTGGATCTGTTAAAGTGCTGCTGCTTCCTATCTCAAGGTCAGATCTGAAATTGTACATGGGAGGGGGACTTACTGCAACAAGAATGTATCGCTGATGAGAGGTAAACCCCCAGCAGTTTTGCTATGAGCTCTGGATGAAGGTAAGCATACATTGAGGCATACAGATACCAAATACATACGGGTCAGGGAAAGGAATGCCTTCATTGTTGGTAAAGTAAGGGCCATCATCTTCCCTTTTCCCTCCGCTCTGTGCACCAGAGACCTTGGCGATGACATCGGCTGGTCCCTCATTGGCGCCCTGAAAATGGCTCGAGCGAGGGGCTCTACGTTCTCCCTGTGTTTCAGCACCGATAGCAGCACCAATGGCTTGTAGAGGATGCTGACGAGGGTCAAGTTGGTTGGAGTTGTTCATGGTGATGGATGGCATGTGGCCTAACTTGAAGATTAGAATGAGAGATGGGGACCACGATATATAAAGAGGGGGTCGAGGAGGACAAACATTGTCTTATAGCCTCTCAAGGCGCCTCGATACTTTCATCTTTCCATTCCAATATCAATGCTGCACCTAAGCCGGAGGAAGCTCCGGATCGTTGACACGTCGTTTCTGTATGTATGGCTTGGATGCATTGATTGCAGCCAAACAGATCGAATAGACCATGGTGCTAAGCAATACATACATTAGAAATCTCCGTGATCCAATAGAATCGACAGGATTGAAAACCGCTGAGAAGAATTGACCTACAAATGACTTGATATGTTGGAATATTGTCGTCATGGGAGAGTAATAGATATTTTACTGCTTCGGGGACAAGACTGTGAGACAATCCATGACCACGTTGAGAAATAAGACATGAGTGCTGTATGTATGAGATGGAATTGGGAACTGCTATTGTTTGGATTTGTTGTCTAGTTCTTTGGAAGGTTGACGAAAGGCTGATGGCTCTTGCCTGGTGTTGATATTGGCTTACTAACAGAAAACTGCACAAGGGATTCCGATTGGGCATGTCTTCACTTCGCAGCCCGAGTTTACTCGTCATGCGATCCCCAAGACCAAACAAAGAAGGTGCTGGTGCGGGTGCGGCAGTGTTTACCTATGCTTTGATGCTTACCTACTAGTAGTAGTTCGGCCAATTCTTTCACCATGACTACCtctgggtagcagaaacgtTAGCCTCCTGCGTCTTatggtacaaaaataaacagcctaagaggtCTGGCCTAAGTaccataagctgacctactaatttcgtcccttatgcttacagcggccaattcttctgataccTGATGCATGACAAGGGCCTAATCCCGACGAATGATGCGAGTCCCAtatgaaagaagaagaagatattctTGTGAGGTACTCGTTGTTTATCTTGCTTATTCTAGTTGGTCCCGTCCCGGCGAACCAACGAGTACTGCTGTGAGACATGTTTACATTTCCTCTGAGACAGTCTTAGCAACCAAGCCCCGATGAATCATGCACTTTATTCCCGTGAAACAGATTCTTAACTTACCCTGCATTTTCACTTACAAAATATCTTCAAGAGACATAGTAGCATGCAGACAAGCCAACTTTATATCGTTCCTCCCTCGCCACACCGTTCAACCAGTTAGTTCACTCATCCCCAGGTGGCGGTTTGCGCCCAGGGGCAGGAAAACAACGGCATCTTGACAAATCTTGTTCCTGGTCAACATCTCTAATAGCTTTCACTAGTCGAGATCGATCGGACCTAGAGCTTGCCGCCGTGAAACTTTATTCGGTTGGTGTCTTAAGCTCAACAGGCACTGGAATTTACAAGCAGAGACAATTTCCTAATGCGTCCATGTGGGCTATGAGTCTCTCTGTTTGTCATTCGTTGAAATAATTCTATATCAACACCATGTCTAATTTATCGAGTTTAATGCGCAACAGTACGGAAGCTGGGGTTGAGAGTGAGAGCTGAGCCGCATTCTAGCAGCACATTCAGGGAATAAGGAGCATCGTAAACTGGACAAGTTTTAATTGGAACAGAGACAATAAATAAACATGCTGGTGATGAAGATTGACGGATTTTCTTCAAGTCTTTTTGTTAGTGTCAATATACGTTTTAATCTTGATGTGAGTGAAAATTGAACAAGGAGTTTCCAGATATCAAGGGGACTGGTGTCAAAGACATCCTCCAAGAAGCACTGGATAATAATGAGAGTGCTTTATTTAATTCACCTATCTCATTTAATGATAACCTGAACTTTACAGCATTATGTACTCTACCCGACTAATAATAAGAAACAGCTCACGGACAGAGAGTGCCAAGTCAGTATTGCTTGGGATGACATCAACCACATCAATCGCACTACTTGGCATTAACCATCTCGTACAACAACTTTTCACCAACAGGGAATCCCCGTATTCTGACGTCCAGACAATCGAGCTCCAACCCCAAGATCccgatctgatctgatctgatctaaCTTGGTTACCCCAGCACTACCGAAAACAGCCACCAGGAACAGATACCGTCATTCAGGCAATTGTCCCTGAATATCATCGACCATCAAACAGAGGCGCCCAGAGACGGAAAAAGGAACAAAGCGCCGGACGCATGGAAGAAAACGTGGAAGAGATTGTGTGTCGTACAGACAACCATCGCAGTAACAGATCGGATTGCGCAAAAATAGATGAGACAAGACGAGAATTGCCCGCCTAGACAAACAATCACCGGTATGGGAAAAGGGAGTGGATGTTTGCGGGAGGAGTGGATGCAATCGTGGCTGGAATGTCTTGCATGTCTTTAACCAAAAGCAAAAGCCGACATCACCAACGCCGCACGCGGCAACTCACGCGCGAAAATAAAGAAACAAGGACCATGGAGGTGGGAGATGCTAACTTAGAGTTGAGATCTAAAAAGACAAAATATACGATCGGGGCAAGACATATAAACCCCCCAAGTCTTGGTATGTGTCTCAATTCTttctcatcaccatcactcactcactcactcataCAAGTACAACACTACAGCCTCTTCTCGAGATAAAAGCCATTCGCTAAGAAGAATCACAAACACTTTCGCTCCGAAACTCAACAAACACTCAACCAAAATGTACAACAAGGTTCTTCTCATCGCCCTCTCCGCCTCTGGCGCTCTCGCCTCGGTGCAATACTCGCCCAGCTTCCCTCTTCTTTCGGTCCGTCAAGTCGTCGAAGTCCCCTGCTCGGAGCAGAATCTCAAGGACTGTGGTTCCGGCTGTATCCAGGAAGACTGGACATGTTGTCCTAGCAAACAGGGCGGTTGTCCTCCTACTGCCTACTGCGAAGTCGGCACCAATTCGCAGTACGGCTGCTGTCCCAACGGAAGCGTTTGTAACGGCGAGGGAGGCGGTAGCACTCGCGCTTCGACCGATACTCTGACTCTGGCTGGTGGAGATACTACTACTGTTGTTCAAGGTGGTGGTAACACGGCTGCGACGGAGCCTCCTGTTCTTGAGGGATCTTCGACTGCCGTTatcgctcctcctcctgtcgACACTCCCATCGCCAGCTCTCCCGTTCCTCCTGTTCTCCCGGTTCCCAGCGGTACTCCCGTTCCTCTACCCGTCCCACAAACTCCCGGTGTTCCTGTCGTCCCGGTTCCTACACCCAGCACGGTCGTCGTCAATGGTGGTACATCCAACAGATACAGCATGTTTGGTGGTATTGTTGCTGGTGTCGCCGCTCTTGTTCTCTAAATGTCATTCGGTTTCCTTTGTTTATTGGTATAGATTGTTGGGTTAGATGGTTGGCATTAGGAGGAATAACATGGAAGGCAATTGAGCGTTGGGCAAAGTTAGATGCCAAGGGCATGTAATTTATTGATCGAGTAAGGGATATCAATGCATTTAATCAAGGGCTTCAATTCATTTCAAGATTACTCTGGGATTGTGATTCGTGTGAAAATGTGGTATCAATTGGTTCTACATATTAAACTCCAAAGCCAAAGCAGTCTTTGCCAAGGCGTCGCTTTTGTCATAATTCCATCGCTTACTCAATCTTGACACAGACCTTACCCTGGTGCTGACCAGACCACTGGTACTCGTAAGCCTCACGGAGCTGCTCGAGGCTAAAGACCTTGGGGTCGACAACGGGACGGAGCTTCTCAATGTTGGCCTCGACAGCGCGGCACATGTCCTCCATCTGAGCTCGGCTTCCGACAAGGAGACCTCGGGTGGTGCAGAGGTTGGAAAGGCAGTCAAGGAAACCGGGGTCGTTCTGACCGGTACCACCGACGAATCCGATGATGGAGATGACACCGTCAATCTTGACAGCGTTGAGAGACTGCTTCATGGAAGAAGGACCAGCAACCTCGATGATGTGGTCGACACCAGCACCGCCGGTGatctccttggccttggctcCCCACTCAGGAGTCTCCTTGTAGTTGATGATGTGGTCGGCACCGAGCTTCTCGAGGAGCTTGGCCTTCTCGCTGGAGCTGGTGGTAGCGATGACCTTGGCGCCGGCAGCCTTGGCGAACTGGACAGCGAAGATGGAGACACCGCCGGTTCCCTGGGTGAGAACCCACTGGCCGGGGAGGAGCTTCTTGCCCTCAAGACCGTAGAGACCGTTCCAGGCGGTCAGACCAGCGCAGGTGAGGGTGGCAGCCTCGTGGAACTCGAGACCCTTGGGCATGGGGACGAGACCATGCTCGTCAAAGGCACCGACGGAGCGGAAGGTACCGTCAATGACACCACCGAGACCGGTCTGGACGCTGAGGTTGTCGAGAGAGCCGCCGATGTGGCCCTGGTTGAAGAGGGTGACGACCTTGTCGCCGGGCTGGAAACGGGTGACGTTCTTGCCGACAGCGAGGACGGTACCGGCACCGTCAGAGCCGGGAACAACGCCGTCCTTGGCGGGGAAGGGGTAGCGTCCGATGGGGAGGATCAGATCACGGTAGTTGAGGGAAGCACCCTGGACTAATGGATGTTAGTGATTTGTATACAGTTGAGTATTTGGTAATGAAGACTTACGCTTGACGAGGACTTGTCCATCACCGAGCTCAGGAGTAGGAGCCTCGGTGAACTTCATGCCACTGAAGTCCTTGGCATCCCGAGAAGGGATGACCCATTGCTTAACGGTTTGGGGGATAGACTGAGACATTATGTGTGAAGTATGTTGGTGTTTGTAGTTGATGAGAGGAAAGATTGCTGATAGTAAGGAAAGTAGTGTAGATGACGCTTCGATATGGTCTTTATATATCTCGACAATCTATACCGACAACccaaaaaagaaaactcgTTAGATAACAGCAAAGACTCAAAAGATGCAGATTTGTAAGGAAACAAATGGATGTCTGTGCCGAATACCGATTTGTAAGAATCGTGGTTCGATATAGATGAGAATTAGAGTGTTGAAACTGACGTAACCAGCCCGTATCTAGTGGCAAGCAGTGGATACTTGACGTTTTACTGTTTCAGTGCGACAATCTTCAACTGCCGATTGAATTCTTTCTTAAAAGTGGACTGGGTTATGGAGACCAATTGCGGGCTTTGGACTAAGAATCCCGATGAAGCCATTCAGAAAAAGACTTGATCCACATTGAATCCATGCGGATCCGAGATTGTCAATGCTTGTCGTTTTCCAGAAggaccgccgggtttcttacATATGTAGTAGTAGACAAGAGTTTGTTCGAATAATGTATGTATCGTGTCAGTGAGCTTTATTCCACGTTAGGTACTAAGTTTAATGACTCGTGTGCATTGCATTGcgttgcattgcattgcatctATCTGCATGACATAGCATGACATGAACATGTTTAGACAATAGGAAGTAGCTTACAGTTAATGACACAAGTCTTTCAAGAATATGAGGTTCATGATTGCATCTTGATCGACCAAAAGTAAACAACTGTAGGGTATCAATCGGTTCATCCTTTAGTACCAGGTAGTGAGTGATACAATACTGGGGCTTATTGTTCTGCCCCGCCAACTGTCATCTGTCATCAACATATTGACAGACTCCCCAGGTCCTTCTACTCCAAAAACAATCACATAATACATCCGATGGCTCACACTCCATCTCAATTAACTGTCAATCTGGGTCTCCAACTCCCATACTCCTCCAGTGGAACCCCCCGCCCACCGTCGTCAGTTACAGGCATAGTTGTCTTTTCAGGCGGTAGCGCCGCCAACAATCTCGTCGATGTCTTCGAGAGCGTTCGAGAAGCGAATCAGTGCACCCTCAGTTACGTGATCCCCATCTCTGATAACGGAGGTAGCAGTAGTGAGATCATTCGCGTCTTTGGTGGACCAGGTCAGTTTCTACTACCACGTGGCTCTTCCCTCCCTAGTCCTAGTCCTAGTCTTAGTAGTAACAGAACAGCAAACAAGGTATCGGAGATGTTAGATCTCGTCTCGTTCGCCTGATCCCAGACGACAACGGCAATCCCGAGACCGTCGCCATCAAGCACTTCTTCAATCACCGCCTTCCCAAGAACTACGCCATTGCTAGATCGGAATGGTTTGAGATTCTAGAAGCTACCCATCCACTATGGGATGACATCTCATCGCCCAAGCGGGAACTTATCCGATCTTACCTCAACAGCTTCAACCTCGAAGTTGTGAAGCGCATGAAACCGAGCAGTCGCTTCGACTATTCTGGCGCGAGCATTGGAAACCTGTTTCTCACTGGTGCTCGTCTATTCACTGGTAGCTTTGAAGCTGCCATCTACCTCTTGAGTTCCATCTGTTCTGTGCCGGATAGAATAGCTGTCCTTCCGGCTCTCAACACCAACTTTGCGAGCCACATTGCTGCTGGGCTGGAAGATGGTACCATAATTACTGGTCAGAATGACATTTCGCATCCGAGTGCTCCTACAGCTGCCGTACCGGGAACTTCAGCTGGCGTGCATAGTCCATCTGTGTCGCGACAAGGACCATGGCATCACGATCATCACCACGTAGAAGATGCGAACTTGCCG is part of the Fusarium poae strain DAOMC 252244 chromosome 4, whole genome shotgun sequence genome and encodes:
- a CDS encoding hypothetical protein (SECRETED:SignalP(1-17)), producing MYNKVLLIALSASGALASVQYSPSFPLLSVRQVVEVPCSEQNLKDCGSGCIQEDWTCCPSKQGGCPPTAYCEVGTNSQYGCCPNGSVCNGEGGGSTRASTDTLTLAGGDTTTVVQGGGNTAATEPPVLEGSSTAVIAPPPVDTPIASSPVPPVLPVPSGTPVPLPVPQTPGVPVVPVPTPSTVVVNGGTSNRYSMFGGIVAGVAALVL
- a CDS encoding hypothetical protein (BUSCO:19034at5125) — translated: MAHTPSQLTVNLGLQLPYSSSGTPRPPSSVTGIVVFSGGSAANNLVDVFESVREANQCTLSYVIPISDNGGSSSEIIRVFGGPGIGDVRSRLVRLIPDDNGNPETVAIKHFFNHRLPKNYAIARSEWFEILEATHPLWDDISSPKRELIRSYLNSFNLEVVKRMKPSSRFDYSGASIGNLFLTGARLFTGSFEAAIYLLSSICSVPDRIAVLPALNTNFASHIAAGLEDGTIITGQNDISHPSAPTAAVPGTSAGVHSPSVSRQGPWHHDHHHVEDANLPGTLPALRRPAIAFSKEQEEDLPARISRLWYINPYGEEIKMPANPRVLDALGSVHSVVYSIGSLFTSLIPSLVLRGVGDAITSPHVRNKILILNGTIDRETGPSTTPFTGLDFVGAIANALADSRSLPKPSEEDYNQYVSHVIYIEGPTSPKVDKQKFGQLGIDATRLYGPKDEKGRGGRYDAKALTQALETIIGRKDARSDRSRRNTLVG